From one Bradyrhizobium sp. Ash2021 genomic stretch:
- a CDS encoding acyl-CoA thioesterase domain-containing protein, whose translation MKNQPFFTKDRDAFIPTFVANGPWDPNSLHGRVIIGLLAFEIEQRHGSDDFVPARLTVDMFRLPKMAPIEVETRIIRDGMRIKVVEAEFFSGGTSMARASCQLLRKTENAPGNVWSPPNWDVPQPADIAKPTDPRLGMNGKWTTRPIAGHMGSLGPRRLWMSEVRELVEGVPMTPFVHVATGADFASPFANAGDQGLGYINSDVTIYLHRLPVTNWIGFEVVNHHATEGIAIGECWLYDEKGPIGTSTVAALAQRKPMTNPPPP comes from the coding sequence ATGAAAAATCAGCCTTTCTTCACCAAAGACCGTGACGCCTTCATCCCCACGTTCGTCGCGAACGGGCCGTGGGACCCCAACTCGCTGCACGGCCGCGTCATCATCGGCCTGCTGGCCTTCGAGATCGAACAGCGCCACGGCTCGGACGATTTCGTGCCGGCGCGATTGACGGTCGACATGTTTCGCCTGCCAAAAATGGCGCCGATCGAGGTCGAGACAAGAATCATCCGTGACGGGATGCGCATCAAGGTGGTCGAGGCCGAGTTCTTCTCCGGCGGCACCAGCATGGCGCGCGCTTCGTGTCAGTTATTGCGCAAGACGGAAAATGCACCGGGCAATGTGTGGTCGCCGCCGAACTGGGACGTGCCGCAGCCGGCGGACATTGCCAAACCCACCGATCCCAGGCTCGGCATGAACGGCAAATGGACCACGCGGCCGATCGCAGGCCACATGGGTTCGCTCGGGCCGCGCCGGCTATGGATGAGCGAAGTGCGCGAACTCGTCGAAGGCGTGCCGATGACGCCGTTCGTGCATGTCGCCACCGGCGCCGATTTCGCCAGCCCCTTCGCCAATGCCGGCGATCAGGGCCTCGGCTACATCAACAGCGACGTGACGATCTATCTGCATCGCCTGCCGGTGACGAACTGGATCGGGTTTGAGGTGGTGAACCATCATGCCACGGAAGGCATCGCGATCGGAGAGTGCTGGCTCTATGACGAAAAGGGCCCGATCGGCACGTCGACGGTGGCAGCCCTTGCGCAACGCAAGCCAATGACAAATCCGCCGCCACCGTGA
- a CDS encoding alpha/beta hydrolase, with amino-acid sequence MTNSAVIDQEPAFIEVGKDDGGRRIAVRARAGSDPGLFWLGGFNSDMRGTKALALDAWAAEQGRACVRFDYSGHGESGGAFIDGTIGRWLEESVAVFERFCRGPQVVIGSSMGGWMALLLAREIARREPSHASLAGLVLIAPAPDFTEQLMWNGFSEDIREEIRTKGVWQRPSPYGDGAPYPITRALIEEGRNHLLLGSAIEVGCPVRILQGAQDPDVPWQHAFALVHRLPSEDVVLTMIQDGDHRLSRPQDIARIIAAVAEIG; translated from the coding sequence ATGACCAATTCGGCTGTAATCGATCAGGAACCGGCCTTCATCGAGGTCGGGAAGGACGACGGCGGGCGCCGGATAGCGGTGCGCGCCCGCGCAGGGTCCGACCCCGGGCTGTTCTGGCTCGGAGGTTTCAATTCCGACATGAGGGGCACCAAGGCGCTGGCGCTGGATGCATGGGCTGCCGAACAGGGCCGCGCCTGCGTCCGGTTCGATTATTCCGGTCACGGCGAATCCGGCGGTGCCTTCATCGACGGCACCATCGGGCGCTGGCTGGAAGAAAGTGTCGCGGTATTCGAGCGGTTCTGCCGAGGTCCGCAGGTCGTGATCGGATCATCGATGGGTGGCTGGATGGCGCTGCTGCTGGCGCGCGAAATCGCCCGACGCGAGCCAAGCCACGCCTCGCTGGCCGGGCTGGTGCTGATCGCGCCGGCGCCCGACTTCACCGAACAATTGATGTGGAACGGCTTTTCGGAGGACATTCGCGAGGAGATCCGGACCAAGGGGGTGTGGCAGCGGCCGTCGCCATATGGCGATGGCGCGCCGTATCCGATCACGCGCGCGCTGATCGAGGAGGGCCGCAATCATTTGCTGCTCGGCAGCGCCATCGAGGTCGGATGTCCGGTCCGCATCCTGCAGGGCGCGCAGGATCCGGACGTGCCGTGGCAGCACGCCTTCGCGCTGGTGCACCGGCTGCCGAGCGAAGACGTGGTGCTGACCATGATCCAGGACGGCGATCACCGCCTGTCGCGCCCGCAGGACATCGCGCGGATCATCGCGGCGGTGGCGGAGATAGGGTAG
- the infC gene encoding translation initiation factor IF-3, which translates to MRRPNRAPPTASKDGPRTNDEIRNAQIQLIDQNGTNHGTVETVVAVKMALEAGMDLVEISPNNNPPVCKIMDYGKFKYSAQKKAAEARKKQKVVEIKEIKLRPMIDDHDYDVKMRAMQRFFEEGDKVKITLRYRGREMAHQEIGTKLLDKVKADVAEYAKVEQDARFEGRQVVMVLAPR; encoded by the coding sequence ATTCGCCGTCCCAACAGAGCCCCGCCCACCGCATCAAAAGATGGGCCGCGCACCAATGATGAAATCCGCAACGCGCAGATCCAGCTGATCGATCAGAACGGCACCAACCACGGAACAGTCGAGACCGTGGTGGCTGTCAAGATGGCCCTTGAAGCGGGCATGGATCTTGTCGAGATTTCGCCGAACAACAATCCTCCCGTTTGCAAGATCATGGACTACGGGAAGTTCAAATATTCCGCGCAGAAGAAAGCCGCCGAAGCCCGCAAGAAGCAGAAGGTCGTCGAGATCAAGGAGATCAAGCTGCGGCCGATGATCGACGATCACGATTACGACGTGAAGATGCGCGCGATGCAGCGGTTCTTCGAGGAAGGCGACAAGGTCAAGATCACCTTGCGCTACCGCGGCCGCGAAATGGCGCACCAGGAGATCGGCACCAAGCTTTTGGACAAGGTCAAGGCCGACGTCGCCGAATACGCCAAGGTCGAGCAGGACGCACGTTTCGAAGGCCGCCAGGTCGTCATGGTGCTGGCGCCGCGCTGA
- the rpmI gene encoding 50S ribosomal protein L35 codes for MPKLKTKSGAKKRFKVTATGKVMAAQRGKRHGMIKRTKKQIRQLRGTRVLFKTDGDNIKKYFLPNA; via the coding sequence ATGCCCAAGCTGAAGACCAAGTCGGGCGCTAAAAAGCGCTTCAAGGTAACTGCCACCGGCAAAGTAATGGCCGCCCAGCGCGGCAAGCGCCACGGCATGATCAAGCGGACGAAGAAGCAGATTCGTCAGCTCCGCGGCACCCGCGTGCTGTTCAAGACCGACGGCGACAACATCAAGAAGTATTTCTTGCCGAACGCCTGA
- the rplT gene encoding 50S ribosomal protein L20, with protein sequence MSRVKRGVTSHARHKKVYKAAKGFSGRRKNTIRAAKAAVEKAGQYAFRDRKRKKRTFRALWIQRINAAVRPFGMTYSVFINGLSKSGITVDRKVLSDLAITEPAAFQAIAEKAKAALAA encoded by the coding sequence ATGTCTCGCGTCAAACGCGGTGTGACCTCTCACGCCAGGCACAAGAAAGTCTACAAGGCCGCCAAGGGTTTCTCCGGCCGCCGCAAGAACACCATTCGCGCCGCCAAGGCCGCTGTCGAAAAGGCCGGGCAATATGCCTTCCGCGACCGCAAGCGCAAGAAGCGGACCTTCCGCGCGCTCTGGATCCAGCGCATCAATGCCGCGGTCCGTCCGTTCGGCATGACCTACAGCGTGTTTATCAACGGCCTGTCCAAGTCGGGCATCACGGTCGACCGCAAGGTGCTGTCGGATCTCGCGATCACCGAGCCGGCGGCGTTCCAGGCGATCGCTGAAAAGGCCAAGGCCGCGCTGGCGGCCTGA